A genomic segment from Caldanaerovirga acetigignens encodes:
- the pyrF gene encoding orotidine-5'-phosphate decarboxylase — MEEYFKRVIIALDTPDEKRALELVRLLKNRVGIFKVGLELFTGAGPSIIGKINEEGCRVFLDLKFHDIPNTVYGAVKQAARLGAFMLDVHASGGRKMMEWAKKAVEEVFERDCEKRPKILAVTVLTSIDGEDLKEMNVEKSPCEQVLSLAKMAKQIGLDGVVASPLEIRKIKEVLGRDFMVVTPGVRPSFAAASDQKRVMTPLEAIKMGTDYIVIGRPVTAAEDPPAALEKIFD; from the coding sequence TTGGAAGAATATTTTAAAAGGGTGATAATCGCCCTTGACACTCCCGACGAAAAGAGGGCTCTTGAACTCGTGAGACTTTTGAAAAACCGCGTGGGGATATTCAAGGTGGGCCTTGAACTTTTTACAGGTGCAGGGCCTTCAATCATCGGGAAAATAAACGAAGAGGGGTGCCGGGTTTTCTTGGACCTCAAGTTTCACGATATACCGAATACCGTTTACGGAGCCGTAAAACAAGCGGCAAGGCTTGGCGCTTTCATGCTCGATGTCCATGCCTCCGGCGGCAGGAAGATGATGGAGTGGGCGAAAAAAGCGGTTGAGGAGGTCTTTGAAAGAGATTGCGAAAAGCGGCCTAAAATTCTGGCCGTAACGGTGCTCACAAGCATTGATGGTGAGGACCTGAAAGAGATGAATGTAGAAAAGTCCCCCTGCGAGCAGGTCCTTTCATTGGCCAAAATGGCAAAGCAAATAGGGCTCGACGGTGTCGTGGCATCCCCCCTGGAAATCCGCAAAATAAAGGAGGTTCTAGGGAGGGATTTCATGGTGGTAACCCCCGGAGTTCGTCCCTCCTTTGCCGCGGCTTCGGATCAAAAGCGGGTGATGACTCCACTTGAAGCCATAAAAATGGGCACAGATTACATCGTTATAGGGCGTCCGGTGACGGCGGCGGAAGACCCGCCGGCCGCCCTCGAAAAAATCTTCGATTGA
- a CDS encoding dihydroorotate dehydrogenase electron transfer subunit, whose amino-acid sequence MHQAEIILNEEVARGIYLLRLRANKVAESANPGQFLHVKCTKGPHPLLRRPFSIADAHREEGTADIIYRVVGEGTSILSQKRPGEVLDIMGPLGRGFPLPLPGRLPLIVGGGVGVAPLLFLAKELNKSGLVGRAFLGFSTAREAFGKEIFETCGFSVELTTDDGTHGKRGFPTDLLEDFLKGEKKVQAVVYACGPRMLLLKVKEIAVSFGILAYLSLEEKMGCGIGACLGCAVKSAKGGYKKVCRDGPVFEAGEVEIW is encoded by the coding sequence TTGCATCAAGCAGAAATCATCCTTAACGAAGAAGTGGCCCGCGGCATATACCTACTTCGGCTCCGCGCCAATAAAGTGGCAGAAAGCGCAAATCCCGGCCAGTTCCTCCACGTGAAGTGCACAAAAGGGCCCCATCCCCTGCTCAGGAGGCCCTTCAGCATCGCTGATGCCCATAGGGAAGAGGGCACTGCGGACATAATATACCGCGTGGTGGGTGAAGGTACTTCGATTTTATCCCAAAAAAGGCCGGGAGAGGTGCTGGATATCATGGGACCGCTGGGCAGGGGCTTCCCCTTGCCCCTGCCGGGGAGGCTGCCGTTAATAGTAGGCGGGGGAGTTGGAGTCGCTCCACTCCTTTTTTTAGCAAAGGAACTTAATAAATCAGGTTTGGTAGGTAGAGCCTTTTTAGGCTTTTCCACCGCACGGGAAGCTTTCGGTAAAGAAATTTTTGAAACCTGTGGCTTTTCGGTAGAACTAACCACGGACGATGGGACACATGGCAAAAGAGGCTTTCCTACTGACCTTCTGGAAGATTTTTTGAAAGGCGAGAAAAAAGTGCAGGCCGTCGTGTACGCCTGCGGCCCCAGGATGCTCCTTTTAAAAGTGAAAGAGATCGCTGTGTCTTTTGGCATCCTCGCCTATCTTTCGCTGGAGGAGAAGATGGGTTGCGGGATTGGGGCCTGCCTCGGGTGCGCTGTGAAATCTGCCAAAGGAGGATATAAAAAGGTCTGCCGGGATGGTCCGGTTTTCGAAGCGGGGGAAGTGGAAATATGGTAG
- a CDS encoding RNA polymerase sigma factor: protein MILNSPVNDDNEEDIIDRMEDENIDVAGTVSSNLFVEEFLSSLAEKRRAVIEYQVLQGYTETETAIKLRISQQAVNRLKSRALQKNETGFREQGLL, encoded by the coding sequence TTGATTCTGAATTCGCCGGTTAATGATGATAATGAAGAGGATATAATCGACCGTATGGAAGATGAAAACATTGATGTAGCCGGTACAGTCAGCAGCAATCTTTTTGTTGAAGAGTTTTTATCGTCTCTCGCCGAAAAACGGAGGGCCGTGATAGAATACCAGGTGCTGCAAGGGTATACTGAAACCGAAACTGCGATAAAATTAAGAATATCGCAGCAGGCTGTCAATAGATTAAAATCAAGAGCTCTGCAAAAAAATGAAACGGGTTTTAGGGAGCAGGGATTATTATA
- the pyrE gene encoding orotate phosphoribosyltransferase, producing MTREEIQEIFEKAEVLLTGHFILTSGRHSEKYLQCARLLQYPKLAEKALKELAQNFMESEVDTVIGPAIGGIIVAYEVARALGARALFAERENGVMTLRRGFSIEPGERVLVVEDVVTTGGSVKEVIDVVRSCGGQVVGVGALVDRSASKVDFGVPFYSLLSMEVESYLPEECPLCKKGLPAQKPGSKKL from the coding sequence TTGACACGCGAAGAAATACAGGAGATTTTTGAAAAGGCCGAAGTGCTGCTTACCGGGCACTTTATCCTGACTTCCGGCAGGCACAGCGAAAAATACCTCCAGTGTGCAAGGCTCCTCCAGTATCCCAAGCTTGCAGAAAAAGCCTTGAAGGAGCTGGCACAAAACTTCATGGAAAGCGAGGTAGACACGGTAATAGGGCCCGCCATCGGCGGCATAATAGTTGCCTACGAAGTGGCGAGGGCTCTGGGTGCAAGGGCCCTTTTTGCCGAAAGGGAAAACGGGGTGATGACCCTTCGCAGGGGTTTTTCCATAGAGCCGGGAGAACGCGTCCTTGTGGTTGAGGACGTGGTGACCACCGGCGGTTCGGTGAAGGAAGTGATTGATGTGGTCAGGTCCTGCGGCGGCCAAGTTGTGGGCGTTGGAGCTCTGGTGGACAGGAGTGCAAGCAAGGTGGATTTCGGGGTGCCGTTTTATTCCCTTTTGAGCATGGAAGTTGAGTCCTATCTCCCTGAAGAGTGTCCCCTCTGCAAAAAGGGCCTGCCGGCCCAAAAGCCTGGGAGCAAGAAGTTATGA
- a CDS encoding dihydroorotate dehydrogenase gives MVDLSVKIAGICLKNPVMVASGTFGFAREYSRMFDVNELGAVVTKGITLLPKEGNPPPRLFETTAGLLNSVGLENPGVEGFVRDEWPYLKTLQVPVIVNIAGETVEEYRRITQCLSHLEGISALEVNISCPNVGKGGIAFGRHPDSAYEVVRAVKEQSHFPVIAKLSPNVSDIREIALAVEEAGADAVSLINTILGMALDVEKKRPVFKRVFAGLSGPAVKPIALRMVYEVYEAVKIPIIGMGGIYNWRDAVEFILAGASAVAVGSAIFSDPVAPLKIIRGLEDYAAKNLQKRLSDLVGLAHRNDAEF, from the coding sequence ATGGTAGACCTGAGCGTAAAGATAGCCGGAATTTGCCTCAAAAATCCCGTGATGGTAGCATCGGGCACTTTCGGGTTTGCCAGGGAGTATTCGAGGATGTTCGACGTGAATGAGCTCGGTGCAGTAGTTACGAAGGGCATTACCCTCCTTCCCAAAGAAGGCAACCCCCCTCCTAGGCTTTTTGAGACCACGGCAGGTCTTTTGAATTCGGTAGGCCTCGAAAATCCCGGAGTTGAAGGTTTCGTAAGGGATGAGTGGCCGTATCTCAAAACTCTGCAGGTGCCGGTTATAGTCAATATTGCCGGAGAGACGGTGGAGGAATACAGGAGGATAACCCAGTGCCTTTCGCACCTCGAAGGCATTTCGGCCCTCGAGGTCAACATATCCTGTCCCAACGTGGGAAAAGGAGGCATTGCCTTCGGCCGGCATCCTGATAGCGCTTACGAAGTGGTGAGGGCCGTGAAAGAACAGTCTCACTTCCCCGTGATCGCAAAACTCTCTCCAAACGTCTCAGATATCCGCGAGATAGCACTGGCGGTAGAGGAAGCGGGGGCGGATGCAGTATCGCTGATAAATACAATTCTAGGGATGGCGTTGGACGTAGAAAAAAAGCGGCCAGTTTTCAAGAGGGTCTTCGCCGGCCTTTCGGGTCCTGCGGTAAAACCCATAGCTTTGAGGATGGTGTACGAAGTTTACGAGGCAGTAAAGATACCCATTATAGGAATGGGAGGAATATATAATTGGCGTGATGCGGTGGAATTCATCCTGGCGGGAGCAAGTGCGGTTGCTGTGGGAAGTGCTATATTTTCCGACCCTGTGGCTCCGCTGAAGATAATCCGCGGTCTTGAAGATTATGCGGCGAAAAACCTTCAAAAGAGACTTTCGGATTTGGTGGGCCTCGCCCACAGGAATGATGCGGAATTTTGA